Proteins co-encoded in one Synechococcus elongatus PCC 6301 genomic window:
- a CDS encoding Calvin cycle protein CP12: MTLTLQDRITEARSEAHQTCATFGKDDPQCRVAWDILEELQAEAAHHPEKTLREKAYRNYCDEFPNADECRMYDV, from the coding sequence ATGACTCTCACCCTTCAAGACCGCATCACCGAAGCTCGCAGCGAAGCGCACCAAACCTGCGCCACCTTCGGCAAAGATGATCCGCAATGCCGCGTCGCTTGGGACATCCTCGAAGAACTGCAAGCTGAAGCAGCCCACCACCCCGAAAAAACGCTGCGGGAGAAAGCCTATCGCAACTACTGCGATGAATTCCCCAATGCCGACGAATGCCGGATGTACGACGTTTAG
- a CDS encoding pentapeptide repeat-containing protein, giving the protein MTGLWFLAMAIASPLRGPEAIQALIATNQCSGCNFYAVDLRFRRLPNAQLAGAMLAQADLSFTDLSNANLQGSSLAGADLTGANLNGADLRGANLSRAILTRAQLTGAQLAGANFREAYLLDAIGPDLRQAQLCEATLPNGQFGPFCQLPPPSGR; this is encoded by the coding sequence ATGACTGGACTGTGGTTTTTGGCAATGGCGATCGCCTCACCCCTACGCGGGCCAGAGGCGATTCAGGCCTTGATTGCAACCAACCAGTGTTCGGGCTGTAATTTTTACGCTGTCGATCTGCGGTTTCGTCGCCTGCCCAATGCCCAGTTAGCTGGGGCTATGCTGGCGCAGGCCGACCTCTCATTCACCGACTTGAGCAATGCCAATCTGCAGGGCAGTAGTCTCGCTGGCGCGGATCTCACAGGCGCCAATCTGAATGGTGCTGATCTGCGGGGTGCGAATCTCAGCCGAGCGATTCTGACGCGGGCTCAGCTGACGGGCGCTCAACTGGCGGGCGCAAATTTCCGCGAAGCCTATCTGTTGGATGCGATCGGCCCCGATCTGCGACAGGCGCAACTCTGCGAAGCCACCCTGCCCAACGGTCAATTTGGACCGTTCTGCCAACTACCACCGCCCAGTGGACGCTAG
- a CDS encoding 3'-5' exonuclease → MRSHWRSHDWLTYYRSLAAATFTVVDVETTGFKPPQARVIELGILQATLAEGIQFQQAELLNPGIPIPEAIAQFTGITTDLIATADPPESVLPPLLPRLQTGILVAHNLPFDYRFLTAEYQQLGLDFERSPTEQLCTVQMSRQLLADLPSRSLPQLVQHFGFPVGQSHRAAADVEACWQLLALLLQQIQDSEDQVILERLGQEWLPLPLAAQLLDCSRSQAQKQLETLASVEPRYSSRNSTPLYRRVWVEALLPNT, encoded by the coding sequence ATGCGCAGTCATTGGCGAAGTCACGATTGGCTGACTTACTACCGCAGCCTTGCTGCGGCGACTTTCACGGTCGTGGATGTCGAGACGACGGGGTTTAAGCCGCCGCAGGCGCGGGTAATTGAGCTGGGGATTCTGCAAGCGACCCTTGCTGAAGGCATCCAGTTTCAACAGGCGGAACTACTCAATCCGGGCATCCCGATCCCCGAGGCGATCGCCCAGTTCACCGGCATCACAACGGATTTGATTGCGACCGCTGATCCGCCAGAATCTGTGCTGCCCCCCTTGCTACCACGGCTTCAGACCGGAATCTTGGTGGCGCACAATCTGCCCTTTGACTACCGCTTCCTGACAGCGGAATATCAGCAGCTGGGCTTGGACTTCGAGCGATCGCCTACAGAACAACTTTGCACCGTGCAAATGTCACGCCAACTCTTAGCTGACCTACCGTCGCGGAGTCTGCCCCAATTGGTTCAGCACTTTGGTTTTCCGGTGGGGCAAAGCCATCGGGCGGCCGCTGATGTTGAAGCCTGCTGGCAACTCTTGGCTCTGCTCTTGCAGCAAATCCAAGACAGTGAGGATCAGGTAATCCTGGAGCGACTCGGGCAGGAATGGCTACCGCTGCCGCTGGCTGCACAACTGCTGGATTGCTCCCGAAGCCAAGCACAAAAACAGCTAGAGACCTTGGCATCGGTTGAGCCGCGGTACTCTAGCCGCAATAGTACGCCTCTGTATCGGCGGGTTTGGGTGGAGGCGCTACTGCCCAACACTTAG